In one Cupriavidus taiwanensis genomic region, the following are encoded:
- a CDS encoding sensor histidine kinase: MPHSDDFLAVHDPAATRPVHAPAAGSGRWWGFAVALAAGLLLLCALTWLVSVQRGLASLQQGTATRADRYAATLESTLDRYEFLPALVSLHPFVRGLLAAPDDAQRVAAANQYLAEVNRRAHASATYVIAANGIALAASNHGQPGSFVGTDYRFRPYFQTAAGGQMGRFYAIGITSDEPGYYIAQPIEAGGKVIGVTVVKLNLEWFQRAGSGAEPLMVSDDHGVIFLSSVSAWQYRTLRPLPPALRAEIERTRQYHGRAVTPLPLEPLASPVTRWLADTTLAHGARLVRVRDEAAAGRTTFAPDGAARADRYLELNRTVGPAGWTMQVMAPLEPVLANARNATVAAALAYACICLLLVNWRQRRQRARDMQYSRRLLEAAYDQLERRVEARTADLMAINEKLEDEVAERTRAESELRAAQDELVQASKLAALGQMAAGITHELNQPLAALRTFSDNTRVLLARGQLDAAEGNLTAIADLTERMGKITGQLKLFAGKARPVQRPVALRAAVDHVLALLAPRLGAVTLHLAGLDAVPGLAVRADELKLEQVLLNLLGNALDAIAAAAPAQGRIDLDVQAGEHAVTIVVRDNGTGIAPEALPRLFEPFFTTKETGQGLGLGLAISSSIVREFGGQLSVANVPGGGAQFTLVLARAPAIDPAPSVSASS, from the coding sequence ATGCCACACTCCGACGACTTTCTCGCCGTGCATGACCCCGCCGCCACCCGCCCGGTGCACGCGCCGGCGGCCGGCAGCGGGCGCTGGTGGGGCTTTGCCGTCGCGCTGGCCGCGGGCCTGCTGCTGCTGTGCGCGCTGACCTGGCTGGTCTCGGTCCAGCGCGGCCTGGCCAGCCTGCAGCAAGGCACCGCGACGCGCGCCGACCGCTACGCCGCCACGCTCGAAAGCACCCTCGACCGCTACGAGTTCCTGCCCGCGCTGGTCTCGCTGCACCCCTTCGTGCGCGGGCTGCTCGCCGCTCCCGACGATGCGCAGCGCGTCGCCGCCGCCAACCAGTACCTGGCCGAGGTCAACCGCCGCGCGCATGCGTCGGCCACCTATGTGATCGCCGCCAACGGCATCGCGCTGGCGGCCAGCAACCACGGCCAGCCGGGCAGCTTCGTCGGCACCGACTACCGCTTCCGCCCCTACTTCCAGACCGCCGCGGGCGGCCAGATGGGGCGCTTCTACGCCATCGGCATCACCAGCGACGAGCCCGGCTATTACATTGCCCAGCCGATCGAGGCCGGCGGCAAGGTCATCGGCGTGACCGTGGTCAAGCTCAACCTGGAGTGGTTCCAGCGCGCCGGCAGCGGCGCCGAGCCGCTGATGGTCAGCGACGACCACGGCGTGATCTTCCTGTCGTCGGTGTCGGCGTGGCAGTACCGCACCTTGCGCCCGCTGCCGCCGGCGCTGCGCGCGGAGATCGAGCGGACCCGCCAGTACCACGGCCGCGCGGTGACGCCGCTGCCGCTGGAACCGCTGGCGTCGCCGGTCACGCGCTGGCTGGCCGACACCACGCTGGCGCACGGCGCGCGCCTGGTGCGCGTGCGCGACGAGGCCGCCGCCGGCCGTACCACCTTTGCCCCGGACGGCGCCGCACGCGCCGACCGCTACCTGGAGCTGAACCGCACCGTGGGGCCGGCCGGCTGGACCATGCAGGTGATGGCGCCGCTGGAGCCGGTGCTGGCCAACGCGCGCAACGCCACCGTGGCCGCGGCGCTGGCCTATGCCTGCATCTGCCTGCTGCTGGTCAACTGGCGCCAGCGCCGCCAGCGCGCGCGCGACATGCAGTACAGCCGCCGTTTGCTGGAGGCCGCCTATGACCAGCTGGAGCGTCGCGTCGAGGCCCGCACCGCCGACCTGATGGCGATCAACGAGAAGCTGGAAGACGAAGTGGCCGAGCGCACCCGCGCCGAAAGCGAGCTGCGCGCGGCCCAGGACGAGCTGGTTCAGGCCAGCAAGCTGGCCGCGCTGGGACAGATGGCGGCCGGCATCACGCATGAGCTGAACCAGCCGCTGGCGGCGCTGCGCACGTTCTCGGACAACACCCGCGTGCTGCTGGCACGCGGCCAGCTGGACGCGGCCGAAGGCAACCTGACGGCAATTGCCGACCTGACCGAGCGCATGGGCAAGATCACCGGCCAGCTCAAGCTGTTTGCCGGCAAGGCGCGCCCGGTGCAGCGGCCGGTGGCGCTGCGCGCGGCGGTCGACCACGTGCTGGCGCTGCTGGCGCCGCGGCTGGGCGCGGTCACGCTCCACCTGGCTGGCCTGGACGCGGTGCCGGGCCTCGCCGTGCGCGCCGACGAGCTGAAGCTGGAACAGGTGCTGCTGAACCTGCTCGGCAATGCGCTCGATGCCATTGCCGCGGCCGCGCCGGCGCAGGGTCGCATCGACCTGGACGTGCAGGCCGGCGAGCACGCCGTCACCATCGTCGTGCGCGACAACGGCACCGGCATCGCGCCGGAAGCGCTGCCGCGCCTGTTCGAACCCTTTTTCACCACCAAGGAAACCGGCCAGGGACTGGGCCTGGGACTGGCGATCTCGTCGTCGATCGTACGCGAGTTCGGCGGCCAGCTCAGCGTCGCCAACGTCCCCGGCGGCGGCGCGCAGTTCACGCTGGTGCTGGCGCGCGCGCCCGCCATCGATCCGGCGCCATCGGTTTCCGCGTCATCATGA
- a CDS encoding dicarboxylate/amino acid:cation symporter, which produces MRKPFYKILYVQVLFAICIGILLGHFWPDTGVAMKPLGDGFIKLIKMIIGPIIFCTVVTGIAGMSDMKKVGRVGGKALLYFEVVSTFALLIGLGAAHLLKPGVGFNIDPATLDTKAIAQYVSKAHGQSTVEFLMHIIPDTVFSAFANGDILQILLVSLFFGAALAVLGERARIVVQLIEQVSKVFFHIVHVITKVAPIGAFGAMAFTIGKYGLGSLVPLLKLIGTFYFTAIVFVLVVLGTIARMTGFSIVRFISYIKEELLIVLGTSSSEAALPHMMEKLEKLGCSKSVVGLVVPTGYSFNLDGTNIYMTMAVIFIAQATGIELTLMQQLTILAVAMITSKGASGVTGSGFITLAATLAVVPTIPVAGMVLILGIDRFMSECRALTNIIGNGVATVVVSAWERELDRKRLARVLQHGAGDDADALGEAGQRAA; this is translated from the coding sequence ATGAGGAAACCCTTCTACAAGATCCTGTACGTGCAGGTCCTGTTCGCCATCTGCATCGGCATCCTGCTCGGCCACTTCTGGCCCGACACGGGCGTCGCCATGAAACCGCTGGGCGATGGCTTCATCAAGCTGATCAAGATGATCATCGGCCCGATCATCTTCTGTACCGTCGTGACCGGCATCGCCGGCATGAGCGACATGAAGAAGGTCGGCCGCGTCGGCGGCAAGGCGCTGCTGTACTTCGAGGTGGTGTCGACCTTCGCGCTGCTGATCGGGCTGGGCGCCGCGCACCTGCTCAAGCCGGGCGTGGGCTTCAATATCGACCCGGCCACGCTCGACACCAAGGCCATCGCCCAGTACGTGTCGAAGGCGCACGGCCAGAGCACGGTCGAGTTCCTGATGCACATCATCCCCGACACCGTGTTCAGCGCCTTCGCCAACGGCGACATCCTGCAGATCCTGCTGGTGTCGCTGTTCTTCGGCGCCGCGCTGGCGGTGCTGGGCGAGCGCGCCCGCATCGTGGTGCAGCTGATCGAGCAGGTCTCCAAGGTCTTCTTCCACATCGTCCACGTAATCACCAAGGTCGCCCCGATCGGCGCCTTCGGCGCGATGGCGTTCACCATCGGCAAGTACGGCCTGGGCTCGCTGGTGCCGCTGCTCAAGCTGATCGGCACCTTCTACTTCACCGCCATCGTGTTCGTGCTGGTGGTGCTGGGCACGATCGCGCGCATGACCGGCTTCAGCATCGTGCGCTTTATCTCGTACATCAAGGAAGAGCTGCTGATCGTGCTCGGCACCAGCTCGTCCGAAGCGGCGCTGCCGCACATGATGGAAAAGCTCGAGAAACTGGGCTGCTCCAAGTCGGTGGTGGGCCTGGTGGTGCCGACCGGCTACTCGTTCAACCTCGATGGCACCAACATCTACATGACCATGGCGGTGATTTTCATCGCGCAGGCGACCGGCATCGAACTGACGCTGATGCAGCAGCTGACCATCCTGGCGGTGGCGATGATCACCTCCAAGGGCGCCAGCGGCGTGACCGGCTCGGGCTTCATCACGCTGGCGGCGACGCTGGCGGTGGTGCCGACCATCCCGGTCGCGGGCATGGTGCTGATCCTGGGCATCGACCGCTTCATGAGCGAATGCCGCGCGCTGACCAACATCATCGGCAATGGCGTGGCCACGGTGGTGGTGTCGGCATGGGAACGCGAGCTGGACCGCAAGCGCCTGGCGCGCGTGCTGCAGCACGGTGCCGGCGACGATGCCGACGCGCTTGGCGAAGCCGGCCAGCGCGCCGCCTGA
- a CDS encoding (2Fe-2S) ferredoxin domain-containing protein, whose amino-acid sequence MRSYYQHHVFFCLNQREAGENCCANYNAKAMQEYAKKRCKELGIAGGEGRVRINKAGCLNRCELGPVLVVYPEAIWYTYVDEHDIDEIIDSHLLKGKPVERLMVDR is encoded by the coding sequence ATGCGCAGCTACTACCAGCACCACGTCTTTTTCTGCCTGAACCAGCGCGAGGCCGGCGAGAACTGCTGTGCCAACTACAACGCCAAGGCCATGCAGGAATACGCCAAGAAGCGCTGCAAGGAACTGGGCATCGCCGGCGGCGAAGGCCGCGTGCGCATCAACAAGGCCGGCTGCCTGAACCGCTGTGAACTCGGCCCGGTGCTGGTGGTCTACCCCGAGGCCATCTGGTACACCTATGTCGACGAGCATGACATCGATGAAATCATCGACAGCCACCTGCTCAAGGGCAAGCCGGTCGAGCGGCTGATGGTGGACCGCTGA
- a CDS encoding alpha/beta hydrolase, which translates to MNAHTQVLSIAGPVGAIDVSVDLPQGEPRGLALVAHPHPLFGGTKDNKVAQTLARAFVQLGYATVRPNFRGVGATAGEHDNGIGEQDDLLAVAAWMRGQTAWSAQAATLPLALGGFSFGSFVSTHVARRLAEAGTPVQRLVLVGTAASRWEVAQVPADTIVIHGEQDDTVPLASVFDWARPQELPVIVIPGADHFFHRKLHLIKQLVVNAWDR; encoded by the coding sequence ATGAACGCGCATACCCAGGTACTTTCCATCGCCGGCCCCGTCGGCGCGATCGACGTTTCGGTGGACCTGCCGCAAGGCGAGCCGCGAGGCCTGGCGCTGGTGGCGCATCCGCATCCGCTGTTTGGCGGCACCAAGGACAACAAGGTCGCGCAGACGCTGGCGCGCGCCTTCGTGCAGCTGGGCTATGCCACCGTGCGCCCCAACTTCCGCGGCGTCGGCGCGACCGCCGGCGAGCATGACAACGGCATCGGCGAACAGGACGACCTGCTCGCCGTGGCGGCCTGGATGCGCGGGCAGACCGCGTGGTCGGCGCAGGCCGCGACGCTGCCGCTGGCGCTGGGCGGGTTCTCGTTCGGCAGCTTCGTCAGCACCCATGTGGCGCGCCGCCTGGCCGAAGCCGGCACCCCGGTGCAGCGCCTGGTGCTGGTGGGCACCGCCGCCAGCCGCTGGGAGGTGGCGCAGGTGCCGGCCGACACCATCGTGATCCATGGCGAACAGGACGACACCGTGCCGCTGGCCAGCGTATTCGACTGGGCCCGCCCGCAGGAGTTGCCGGTGATCGTGATCCCCGGCGCCGACCATTTCTTTCACCGCAAGCTGCACCTGATCAAGCAGCTCGTCGTCAATGCGTGGGACCGGTAA
- a CDS encoding D-alanyl-D-alanine carboxypeptidase family protein, with protein sequence MLNRATTRLSFAFAPAAIATAIVLATAPAAVLAQGVPTPQVAAKSWMLYDVTSGQALASQNADARIEPASLTKLMTAYLAFEALKEKRLTLDQAVVPTNLVLKVKSDESRMFIEPNKPVTVQDLLLGLIVQSGNDAALALAEAVGGSEEGFVAMMNREAQRMGMKNTHFTNTDGIPDPNHYTTAVDLATLTTRLIKDFPEYYSMYSQKEFTYNKIRQPNRNRLLYIDSTVDGVKTGHTKSAGYCLISSAKRPLANVPDGSRRLISIVIGTTTEQVRTQESLKILNYGFQFFDTLRLYDKGQVLATPDIYKGKSGTVKIGVQNETFVTVPKGTGGRLKPVLERQELLIAPISAGQQVGMVKLMDGNNKVAEFPVVALEEVPEAGFFGRLWDTIRLWFKRK encoded by the coding sequence ATGCTGAATCGAGCCACGACACGCCTTTCGTTCGCCTTTGCTCCCGCTGCCATCGCTACCGCCATCGTGCTGGCGACCGCGCCCGCCGCCGTGCTGGCGCAGGGCGTGCCGACGCCGCAGGTCGCAGCCAAGTCGTGGATGCTGTATGACGTCACCAGCGGCCAGGCCCTGGCCTCGCAGAACGCCGACGCGCGCATCGAGCCGGCCTCGCTGACCAAGCTGATGACCGCCTACCTGGCGTTCGAGGCACTCAAGGAAAAGCGCCTGACGCTGGACCAGGCGGTGGTGCCGACCAACCTGGTGCTCAAGGTCAAAAGCGACGAGTCGCGCATGTTCATCGAGCCCAACAAGCCGGTCACGGTGCAGGACCTGCTGCTGGGCCTGATCGTGCAGTCGGGCAACGACGCCGCGCTGGCGCTGGCCGAGGCCGTCGGCGGCTCGGAAGAGGGCTTCGTCGCGATGATGAACCGCGAGGCCCAGCGCATGGGCATGAAGAACACCCACTTCACCAATACCGACGGCATCCCCGACCCCAACCACTACACCACCGCGGTCGACCTGGCGACGCTGACCACGCGCCTGATCAAGGACTTCCCCGAGTACTACAGCATGTACTCGCAGAAGGAGTTCACCTATAACAAGATCAGGCAGCCCAACCGCAACCGCCTGCTGTACATCGACTCGACCGTCGACGGCGTCAAGACCGGCCACACCAAGTCCGCCGGCTATTGCCTGATCTCGTCGGCCAAGCGGCCGCTGGCCAACGTGCCGGACGGCTCGCGCCGCCTGATCTCGATCGTGATCGGCACCACCACCGAACAGGTGCGCACCCAGGAAAGCCTGAAGATCCTCAACTATGGCTTCCAGTTCTTCGACACCCTGCGCCTGTATGACAAGGGCCAGGTGCTGGCCACGCCGGACATCTACAAGGGCAAGAGCGGCACGGTCAAGATCGGCGTGCAGAACGAGACCTTCGTCACCGTGCCGAAGGGCACCGGCGGGCGCCTGAAGCCGGTGCTGGAGCGCCAGGAACTGCTGATCGCGCCGATCTCGGCGGGCCAGCAGGTGGGCATGGTCAAGCTGATGGACGGCAACAACAAGGTGGCCGAATTCCCGGTGGTGGCGCTGGAAGAAGTGCCCGAGGCCGGCTTCTTCGGCCGCCTGTGGGACACCATCCGCCTGTGGTTCAAGCGCAAGTGA
- a CDS encoding HP0495 family protein, protein MTTDNQGSGNKPGEIPPEQSLIEYPSHFPIKVMGAMQDGFAEAIVTLVQQFDPDFHAGKMEMRPSSKGNYLGLTVTVWVTSREQLDDLYRALTSHPMVKVVL, encoded by the coding sequence ATGACGACCGACAACCAAGGCAGCGGCAACAAGCCCGGCGAGATCCCGCCGGAGCAGTCGCTGATCGAATACCCGAGCCATTTCCCGATCAAGGTGATGGGCGCGATGCAGGACGGCTTCGCCGAAGCCATCGTCACGCTGGTGCAGCAGTTCGATCCGGACTTCCACGCCGGCAAGATGGAAATGCGCCCGTCGAGCAAGGGCAACTACCTGGGCCTGACCGTGACGGTATGGGTGACCAGCCGCGAGCAGCTCGATGACCTGTACCGGGCGCTGACTTCGCATCCGATGGTGAAGGTGGTGCTGTAA
- a CDS encoding class I SAM-dependent rRNA methyltransferase encodes MNTITLKPGKEKSLLRRHPWIYATGIATTEGRCEPGATVIVRAADGRFLAKAAYSPESQIRARVWTFDENEPVDHALFKRRVAAAIAYRRQWVRDSDALRLIFGESDRLPGLIVDYYGNGAAGQLVCQFNSAGVEHWKAAIVQALVKETGCPNVYERSDAAVRQREGLELVTGVLAGAEPDPALSVTEHGVRYYVDVRNGHKTGFYVDQRDNRKLVGDLAEGREVLNCFCYTGGFSLAALRGGAKAVTSIDSSGEALKIAAGNVTLNGFDAQRASWLDADVFKSLREFRAEGRQFDLIVLDPPKFAPSAQHIDRAARAYKEINLVGTQLLRPGGLLFTYSCSGAISMELFQKIVAGAVTDARADARILRRLSAGTDHPMLAAFPEGEYLKGLLLEKVA; translated from the coding sequence ATGAACACCATCACCCTGAAACCCGGCAAGGAAAAATCCCTGCTGCGCCGCCACCCGTGGATCTATGCCACCGGCATCGCCACCACCGAAGGCCGCTGCGAGCCGGGTGCCACCGTGATCGTGCGCGCCGCCGACGGCCGTTTCCTGGCCAAGGCCGCCTACAGCCCCGAATCGCAGATCCGCGCGCGGGTGTGGACCTTCGACGAGAACGAGCCGGTCGACCACGCCCTGTTCAAGCGCCGCGTGGCCGCAGCCATTGCCTACCGGCGCCAGTGGGTGCGCGACAGCGACGCGCTGCGGCTGATCTTCGGCGAATCGGACCGGCTGCCCGGCCTGATCGTCGACTACTACGGCAACGGCGCCGCCGGCCAGCTGGTGTGCCAGTTCAACTCGGCCGGCGTCGAGCACTGGAAGGCCGCGATCGTGCAGGCGCTGGTCAAGGAGACCGGCTGCCCCAACGTCTATGAGCGTTCCGACGCCGCGGTGCGCCAGCGCGAGGGGCTCGAGCTGGTGACCGGCGTGCTCGCCGGCGCCGAGCCCGATCCGGCGCTGTCGGTGACCGAGCATGGCGTGCGCTATTACGTCGACGTGCGCAACGGCCACAAGACCGGCTTCTATGTCGACCAGCGCGACAACCGCAAGCTGGTCGGCGACCTCGCCGAAGGGCGCGAGGTGCTGAACTGCTTCTGCTATACCGGCGGCTTCTCGCTGGCCGCGCTGCGCGGTGGCGCCAAGGCTGTGACGTCGATCGATTCGTCGGGCGAGGCGCTGAAGATCGCCGCGGGCAACGTCACGCTGAACGGCTTCGATGCGCAGCGCGCGAGCTGGCTCGACGCCGACGTGTTCAAGTCGCTGCGCGAATTCCGCGCCGAGGGCCGCCAGTTCGACCTGATCGTGCTGGACCCGCCCAAGTTCGCGCCGTCGGCCCAGCATATCGACCGCGCCGCGCGCGCCTACAAGGAGATCAACCTGGTCGGCACGCAGCTGCTGCGGCCGGGCGGGCTGCTGTTCACGTACTCGTGCTCGGGCGCGATCAGCATGGAGCTGTTCCAGAAGATCGTCGCCGGCGCGGTGACCGATGCGCGGGCGGACGCGCGCATCCTGCGCAGGCTGTCGGCCGGCACGGATCATCCGATGCTGGCGGCGTTCCCGGAAGGGGAATACCTGAAGGGCTTGCTGCTGGAAAAGGTGGCCTGA
- a CDS encoding ATP-dependent helicase translates to MTLDLAPAAAAAAATAPDAEALPAYLSRLNPEQRAAVEHGSEAPLLIIAGAGSGKTNTLAHRVARLVLGGADPRRILLLTFSRRAAAEMGRRVERIVDQALGTSTGAGRAALQWSGTFHAIGARLLREYAETLGLAPAFTISDRGDAADLMHVVRHDLGLSETASRFPKKETCLSIYSRVVNTQAPLEDVLRQQFPRYAMWADALRTLFAGYVEAKQKQHVLDYDDLLLYWAQAMAEPAIAHDMGARFDHILVDEYQDTNALQASILLALRPDGRGLTVVGDDAQSIYAFRGATVRNILDFPAQFTPPAQQVTLSQNYRSTQPILQAANAVIGLAAERYTKDLWSERQSAEKPGVIVVNDEADQARFVVEQVLARREAGLTLMAQAVLFRAADHSAQVEIELARRNIPFVKFGGLKFLESTHVKDVLAVVRWLENPRDRIAGFRTLQLLPGIGPKTAARVLDAMALATEPLFSLQEFEPPPAAAPAWADLLGLARVLMSPASPWPSEFEQVLAWYTPHLERLHDDAPARQADLQQLERIAATYGARERFLTELTLDPPSASSDESGVPSRDEDYLILSTIHSAKGQEWKAVYVLNAVDGCMPSDLATGTTEEIEEERRLLYVAMTRARDHLDVIVPQRFYVHQQVGFGDRHVYASRTRFLPNRVMPNFYSRSWPPPPMPGEGPVRPALAPVDLASRMRNMWR, encoded by the coding sequence GTGACCCTGGACCTTGCCCCCGCTGCCGCAGCCGCCGCAGCCACCGCACCCGACGCCGAAGCGCTCCCCGCCTACCTGTCCCGGCTCAATCCTGAGCAGCGCGCCGCGGTCGAGCACGGCAGCGAGGCGCCGCTGCTGATCATTGCCGGCGCCGGCTCGGGCAAGACCAACACGCTGGCGCACCGGGTCGCGCGCCTGGTGCTGGGCGGCGCCGATCCGCGCCGCATCCTGCTGCTCACGTTCTCGCGGCGCGCCGCCGCCGAGATGGGCCGGCGCGTCGAGCGCATCGTCGACCAGGCGCTCGGCACCAGCACCGGCGCGGGGCGCGCGGCGCTGCAGTGGTCCGGCACCTTCCACGCCATCGGCGCGCGGCTGCTGCGCGAATATGCCGAGACCCTGGGCCTGGCGCCCGCCTTCACCATCAGCGACCGCGGCGATGCCGCCGACCTGATGCACGTGGTGCGCCACGACCTGGGCCTGTCCGAGACCGCCAGCCGCTTCCCGAAGAAAGAAACCTGCCTGTCGATCTATTCGCGCGTGGTCAACACCCAGGCGCCGCTGGAAGACGTGCTCAGGCAGCAGTTCCCCCGCTATGCGATGTGGGCCGACGCGCTGCGCACGCTGTTCGCCGGCTATGTCGAGGCCAAGCAGAAGCAGCACGTGCTCGACTACGACGACCTGCTGCTGTACTGGGCGCAGGCCATGGCCGAGCCCGCCATCGCGCACGACATGGGCGCGCGCTTCGACCATATCCTGGTAGACGAATACCAGGACACCAACGCGCTGCAGGCGTCGATCCTGCTGGCGCTGCGGCCCGACGGCCGCGGCCTGACCGTGGTCGGCGACGACGCCCAGTCGATCTACGCCTTCCGCGGCGCCACCGTGCGCAATATCCTCGATTTCCCCGCGCAGTTCACGCCGCCGGCGCAGCAGGTCACGTTGTCGCAGAACTACCGCTCGACCCAGCCGATCCTGCAGGCCGCCAACGCGGTGATCGGGCTCGCGGCCGAGCGCTACACCAAGGACCTGTGGTCCGAGCGCCAGTCGGCCGAGAAACCGGGCGTGATCGTGGTCAACGATGAGGCCGACCAGGCCCGCTTCGTGGTCGAACAGGTGCTGGCGCGGCGCGAGGCCGGCCTCACGCTGATGGCGCAGGCGGTGCTGTTCCGCGCCGCCGACCACAGCGCGCAGGTCGAGATCGAGCTGGCGCGGCGCAATATCCCGTTCGTGAAGTTCGGCGGCCTCAAGTTCCTGGAATCGACCCACGTCAAGGACGTGCTGGCGGTGGTGCGCTGGCTGGAAAACCCGCGCGACCGCATTGCCGGCTTCCGCACGCTGCAGCTGCTGCCCGGCATCGGCCCCAAGACCGCGGCGCGCGTGCTCGATGCCATGGCGCTGGCGACCGAGCCGCTGTTCTCGCTGCAGGAATTCGAGCCGCCGCCGGCCGCGGCGCCTGCGTGGGCAGACCTGCTGGGGCTGGCCCGCGTGCTGATGTCGCCGGCCTCGCCGTGGCCGTCGGAATTCGAGCAGGTGCTGGCCTGGTACACGCCGCACCTCGAGCGCCTGCATGACGATGCGCCCGCGCGCCAGGCCGACCTGCAGCAGCTGGAGCGCATCGCCGCCACCTATGGCGCGCGCGAGCGCTTCCTGACCGAGCTGACGCTGGACCCGCCCAGTGCCTCCAGCGATGAATCCGGCGTGCCGTCGCGCGACGAGGACTACCTGATCCTGTCGACCATCCATTCGGCCAAGGGCCAGGAGTGGAAGGCGGTGTACGTGCTGAATGCCGTCGACGGCTGCATGCCGAGCGACCTGGCCACGGGCACCACCGAAGAGATCGAGGAAGAGCGGCGGCTGCTGTACGTGGCGATGACGCGGGCCAGGGACCACCTCGACGTGATCGTGCCGCAGCGGTTCTACGTGCACCAGCAGGTGGGCTTCGGCGACCGGCATGTGTATGCGTCGCGCACGCGGTTTTTGCCGAACCGGGTGATGCCGAACTTCTACAGCCGCTCGTGGCCGCCGCCGCCGATGCCGGGGGAAGGGCCGGTCAGGCCCGCGCTGGCGCCGGTGGATCTGGCCAGTCGGATGCGGAATATGTGGCGGTGA
- a CDS encoding TlpA disulfide reductase family protein has protein sequence MTTTPASKPSRKPWPIVAAVVVLALLGWFGYRALSPSGTAPAATFTLLSGEKVSTADLKGKVYLVNFWATSCATCIKEMPDMVKTYEQFKGKGLEFVAVAMNYDPPMYVMNFAKTRALPFKVAMDSDGSAAKAFGNVGLTPTTFVIDKEGRILKRYVGEPEWDALHKLLDGALAKSAA, from the coding sequence ATGACCACTACTCCCGCCTCCAAGCCCTCCCGCAAGCCCTGGCCCATCGTCGCCGCCGTGGTGGTGCTGGCGCTGCTGGGCTGGTTCGGCTACCGCGCGCTGTCGCCGTCCGGTACCGCGCCGGCCGCCACCTTCACGCTGCTGTCCGGCGAAAAGGTCAGCACCGCCGACCTCAAGGGCAAGGTCTACCTGGTCAACTTCTGGGCCACCAGCTGCGCCACCTGCATCAAGGAGATGCCGGACATGGTCAAGACCTACGAGCAGTTCAAGGGCAAGGGGCTGGAGTTCGTCGCGGTGGCGATGAACTACGACCCGCCCATGTACGTGATGAACTTCGCCAAGACCCGCGCGCTGCCGTTCAAGGTGGCGATGGACTCCGACGGCAGCGCGGCCAAGGCCTTCGGCAATGTGGGACTGACGCCGACCACCTTCGTGATCGACAAGGAAGGTCGCATCCTCAAGCGCTACGTCGGCGAGCCCGAGTGGGACGCGCTGCACAAGCTGCTCGACGGCGCGCTGGCAAAGTCGGCCGCATAA
- a CDS encoding thioredoxin fold domain-containing protein, which translates to MPASRLDCAAAARTCLQGLAAGALLTAMAAMAKVFAASSPHLPPATDLAAHGADAARRGEPLVVLVSMPGCGYCDAVRRNYLGPQAAAGEIAVRELDMSADTPLRDADGSHTTARAWARAHQIRVAPTVLFLDRQGRAAASPLRGMQPDFYGAYLEQALAQARAAVAARK; encoded by the coding sequence ATGCCCGCCTCCCGCCTCGACTGCGCCGCCGCCGCCCGCACCTGCCTGCAGGGGCTGGCCGCGGGCGCGCTGCTGACCGCCATGGCCGCCATGGCCAAGGTGTTCGCCGCCAGCTCGCCGCACCTGCCGCCGGCGACTGACCTCGCCGCCCACGGCGCCGACGCCGCGCGCCGCGGCGAGCCGCTGGTGGTGCTGGTGTCGATGCCGGGCTGCGGCTATTGCGATGCGGTGCGCCGCAACTACCTGGGCCCGCAGGCCGCCGCCGGCGAGATCGCCGTGCGCGAACTCGACATGAGCGCCGACACGCCGCTGCGCGATGCCGATGGCAGCCACACCACCGCGCGCGCCTGGGCCCGCGCGCACCAGATCAGGGTGGCGCCGACGGTGCTGTTCCTGGATCGCCAGGGCCGCGCCGCCGCCAGCCCGCTGCGCGGCATGCAGCCCGACTTCTATGGCGCCTACCTGGAACAGGCGCTGGCGCAGGCGCGCGCCGCCGTCGCCGCGCGCAAGTGA